A genome region from Phaeobacter sp. A36a-5a includes the following:
- a CDS encoding DUF58 domain-containing protein yields the protein MTQPRALQPARPTGSALQPAAADLRHRAESAASRFPPLLVQAQQLAGSVLIGEHGRRRAGLGDDFWQYRPVQAGDSRRMIDHRRSAKGDQQFVREREWQIAQTVHLWVDQGASMRFASGSALPQKTDRARLLGLATSVMMLRGGERVGLTGGHLPPRRGNAQILRLAEYLSRDDATDYAPPEDRAMQPNARVLFLSDFLGPFAPLEQALAKAADRGVHGVLMQVLDPAEEEFPFDGRTIFESIGGGLRHETLKAGALRQRYLDRLAERRDALEHLCRVAGWRLGTHHTGDSAQAALMWLYHAMERSGT from the coding sequence GTGACACAGCCGCGCGCCCTTCAGCCAGCCCGGCCGACCGGCAGCGCGCTCCAGCCGGCAGCGGCGGATCTGCGCCACCGCGCCGAAAGTGCCGCCAGCCGATTTCCGCCGCTCCTGGTGCAGGCGCAACAACTGGCCGGATCTGTGCTGATTGGCGAACACGGTCGCCGCCGTGCCGGGCTGGGCGATGATTTCTGGCAATATCGCCCGGTTCAGGCCGGTGACAGCCGCCGCATGATCGACCACCGGCGCTCGGCCAAGGGCGATCAGCAATTCGTACGCGAGCGGGAATGGCAGATTGCGCAGACGGTGCATCTCTGGGTCGATCAGGGGGCGTCGATGCGCTTTGCCTCCGGCAGTGCCCTGCCGCAGAAAACTGACCGGGCGCGGCTATTGGGGCTGGCGACGTCGGTGATGATGCTACGTGGCGGCGAACGGGTCGGTCTGACCGGTGGGCATCTGCCACCCCGGCGCGGCAATGCCCAGATCCTGCGACTGGCCGAGTATCTGAGCAGGGACGACGCCACAGATTATGCCCCGCCGGAAGATCGCGCCATGCAACCCAACGCGCGGGTTCTGTTCCTGTCGGATTTTCTGGGCCCCTTCGCGCCACTGGAACAGGCGCTGGCCAAGGCCGCCGATCGCGGCGTGCACGGCGTGCTGATGCAGGTGCTTGATCCGGCAGAGGAGGAGTTCCCCTTTGACGGGCGCACGATATTCGAAAGCATCGGCGGCGGTCTGCGGCACGAAACCCTGAAGGCAGGCGCGCTTAGGCAACGCTACCTTGATCGCCTGGCCGAACGGCGCGACGCGTTGGAACACCTCTGCCGCGTGGCAGGCTGGCGCCTCGGCACCCATCACACCGGCGACAGCGCACAGGCGGCCCTGATGTGGCTG
- a CDS encoding AAA family ATPase produces MSEPDDLLAEIEALEEKLTQARSSITRRFIGQERVVDLTLSTLLCGGHGLLIGLPGLGKTRLVETLSTVMGLAGNRVQFTPDLMPADILGSEVLDTASDGSRAFRFVPGPVFCQLLMADEINRASPRTQSALLQAMQERMVTVAGADRPLGMPFHVLATQNPIEQEGTYPLPEAQLDRFLFQIDVPYPTRQTERDILLATTGVEEGSAYQVFTADELMAAQTLLRRMPVGDGVVELILDLVRAFRPDDPAASEQVQQTVAWGPGPRAAQALMLAVRARALLEGRLAPNADDVLDMAQPVLSHRMALNFAARARGENLSALITSTAEAMARPGVAA; encoded by the coding sequence ATGTCCGAACCCGACGATCTGCTGGCCGAGATTGAAGCGCTTGAAGAAAAGCTGACACAGGCCAGATCCTCTATCACCCGGCGCTTTATCGGTCAGGAAAGAGTGGTTGATCTCACTCTGAGCACGCTGCTGTGCGGTGGCCATGGGCTGTTAATCGGCCTGCCCGGGCTGGGCAAGACCCGGCTGGTCGAAACCCTGTCCACCGTTATGGGGCTGGCCGGCAACCGGGTGCAGTTCACCCCGGACCTGATGCCTGCCGATATTCTGGGCTCCGAGGTCCTGGACACCGCCAGCGACGGCAGCCGCGCCTTTCGCTTTGTGCCGGGGCCGGTGTTCTGCCAGCTGCTGATGGCCGATGAGATCAACCGCGCCAGCCCACGAACACAATCGGCACTGTTGCAGGCGATGCAGGAGCGTATGGTGACCGTGGCGGGCGCCGACCGACCGCTGGGGATGCCCTTCCACGTGCTGGCCACCCAGAACCCCATCGAACAGGAGGGCACCTATCCGCTGCCCGAAGCCCAGCTGGACCGTTTCCTGTTCCAGATTGATGTCCCCTATCCGACGCGGCAGACCGAACGCGATATCCTGCTGGCCACAACCGGGGTTGAGGAAGGCAGCGCCTATCAGGTCTTCACCGCCGATGAACTTATGGCCGCGCAGACCCTGCTGCGCCGGATGCCCGTCGGTGACGGCGTGGTCGAACTGATTCTCGATCTCGTGCGCGCCTTCCGCCCGGATGATCCGGCGGCCTCCGAACAGGTGCAGCAAACCGTTGCCTGGGGGCCCGGACCACGGGCTGCTCAGGCGCTGATGCTGGCGGTGCGCGCCCGCGCCCTGCTCGAGGGGCGCCTCGCTCCCAATGCCGACGACGTGCTGGATATGGCCCAGCCCGTACTCAGCCACCGGATGGCGCTGAACTTCGCCGCGCGTGCCCGTGGCGAGAACCTGAGCGCTCTTATCACAAGCACAGCCGAGGCGATGGCCCGGCCCGGTGTCGCCGCGTGA
- a CDS encoding DUF1285 domain-containing protein, whose amino-acid sequence MSGQNPVSSGSKSPETGSEPPSAEGLAAAAKTASKGGLPPVHLWNPPFCGDLDMRIARDGTWFYLGTPIGRFELVKLFSSILKLEDGKYFLVTPVEKVGITVEDAPFVAVDFEVEGDGAAQILRFETHVGDRVEAGPAHKIRVVRDDATGEPSPYVMVRAGLEALIDRKSFYRLVELGCHRDGWFGLWSGGEFFGMIPSADLPEG is encoded by the coding sequence ATGAGCGGACAAAATCCCGTGAGTTCCGGCAGCAAATCCCCTGAAACAGGATCAGAACCGCCCAGTGCCGAGGGGCTGGCGGCCGCTGCCAAGACGGCGAGCAAAGGCGGGTTGCCGCCGGTACATCTGTGGAATCCGCCGTTTTGCGGCGATCTGGACATGCGGATCGCCCGTGATGGCACCTGGTTCTACCTTGGCACGCCGATTGGCCGGTTTGAACTGGTGAAGCTGTTTTCCTCCATTCTGAAGCTGGAAGACGGCAAATACTTTCTGGTGACCCCGGTCGAGAAAGTGGGCATCACGGTCGAGGATGCGCCTTTCGTTGCGGTGGATTTCGAGGTCGAGGGCGACGGCGCCGCGCAGATTCTGCGGTTCGAGACACATGTCGGCGACAGGGTCGAAGCCGGGCCTGCGCATAAGATCCGTGTGGTAAGAGACGATGCAACCGGCGAGCCCTCGCCCTATGTGATGGTGCGTGCCGGGCTGGAGGCCTTGATTGATCGCAAGAGCTTTTATCGGCTGGTCGAGCTGGGATGCCACCGAGACGGCTGGTTCGGGCTGTGGTCGGGCGGCGAGTTTTTTGGGATGATCCCGTCGGCTGATTTGCCGGAGGGCTGA
- a CDS encoding hydroxypyruvate isomerase family protein produces the protein MPKFAANISLLFAELPYLDRFPAAARAGFEAVEILFPYELAAKETQRALLANGLELLLINAPPPNYTGGMPGYAALPMGSDRFQRDIRRVLRYAEVLRPGMIHIMAGYAKGDVAKETLIRNLQWAADYAPGQQFTIEPLNSGDQPGYFLDDYNLAVEVLEAVDRKNVGLQYDAYHAQLIHGDAVKVWEAFGNRAVHVQIGAAPGRCEPGTGPVDFEQLFAAIDESGYGGWVSAEYTPSTKRTEDSLAWMG, from the coding sequence ATGCCGAAGTTTGCGGCCAATATTTCATTGCTGTTTGCCGAATTGCCCTATCTGGATCGTTTTCCGGCGGCGGCGCGGGCCGGATTTGAGGCGGTGGAAATCCTGTTTCCCTATGAGCTGGCTGCGAAGGAAACCCAGCGCGCCCTGCTGGCCAATGGTCTGGAACTGCTGCTGATCAATGCGCCGCCGCCAAATTATACCGGCGGGATGCCGGGCTATGCCGCGCTGCCGATGGGGTCGGATCGCTTTCAGCGCGATATTCGGCGGGTGCTGCGCTATGCGGAGGTGTTGCGGCCCGGAATGATCCACATCATGGCCGGCTACGCAAAAGGGGATGTCGCCAAGGAAACGCTGATCCGCAATCTGCAATGGGCGGCCGACTATGCGCCGGGCCAGCAGTTCACCATCGAGCCGCTGAACAGCGGTGATCAGCCGGGGTATTTTCTGGATGACTACAATCTCGCCGTAGAGGTGCTGGAGGCGGTGGATCGCAAGAACGTGGGACTGCAATACGACGCCTACCATGCGCAGTTGATCCACGGCGATGCGGTGAAGGTCTGGGAGGCCTTTGGTAACCGGGCTGTCCATGTACAGATCGGTGCGGCGCCGGGGCGTTGCGAACCGGGAACCGGGCCAGTCGATTTTGAGCAGCTGTTCGCGGCCATCGACGAGAGCGGCTATGGTGGTTGGGTCAGCGCGGAATACACCCCCAGTACCAAGCGGACAGAGGACAGTCTGGCCTGGATGGGGTGA
- a CDS encoding DUF2798 domain-containing protein, producing MLPARFAPILFGLILSGIMSCIVTGVATLKAVGLSSEAPGLWMAAWSFGWPVAFGVVLVVAPAVRRMVAWMVKPPQEASKGTVSSPRQDR from the coding sequence ATGCTGCCTGCGCGTTTTGCCCCCATCCTATTTGGTCTGATTCTGTCGGGTATCATGTCGTGTATCGTCACCGGGGTGGCCACGCTGAAGGCGGTGGGCCTGAGTTCCGAAGCGCCGGGACTTTGGATGGCTGCCTGGAGTTTTGGCTGGCCGGTGGCCTTTGGCGTGGTGCTGGTTGTTGCACCCGCCGTGCGCCGCATGGTGGCATGGATGGTGAAGCCGCCGCAGGAAGCCAGCAAGGGTACGGTTTCCTCTCCCCGGCAGGATCGCTGA
- the polA gene encoding DNA polymerase I, with the protein MTTASFGKGCHLHLIDGSAFIFRAYHALPPLTRKSDGLPIGAVAGFCNMLQRYVEGNGGPDAPTHVAVIFDKGSHTFRNDLYDQYKANREAMPEDLRPQIPLTRIATEAFNIACKEQEGFEADDIIATLACQARDAGGRVTIISSDKDLMQLVGGGVEMLDAMKNRRIDSDGVVEKFGVGPDRVVDVQALAGDSVDNVPGAPGIGIKTAALLINEYGSLEELLDRAEEIKQPKRRQTLIENREQIELSKRLVQLDSNMTLDFTLDDLEVRDPDADHLLAFLAEMEFRTLSKRIADQLGKEPPTITDAPAKDTAATDAPTVTDLPFDSASYECVRDAEALKKWIARIRERGWVAVDTETTGFDEMVVDLVGISLCVEPGTACYIPLTHKSGNSDDLFGSDELAEGQMPLQEALDLLKPVLEDDSILKIGQNMKYDAKIFARRGIDVAPIDDTMLMSYAMHAGQHGHGMDTLSERYLNHTPIPIKPLLGSGKSAITFDRVPIADAVAYAAEDADITLRLWQLFKPQLHRSAVTTVYETLERPLVPVLARMEREGIKVDRDTLSRMSNAFAQKMAGLEAEIHQLAGQEFNVGSPKQLGEILFDKLGLEGGKKGKTGAYATGADILEDLATEHALPGLVLDWRQLSKLKSTYTDALQDHINAETGRVHTSYVQTGANTGRLASTDPNLQNIPVRSEEGRRIREAFVPEDGNVLLSLDYSQIELRILAHVAGIDTLKQAFAEGQDIHALTASEMFNVPLNEMTPEIRRQAKAINFGVIYGISGFGLARNLRIPRAEAQGFIDRYFERFPGIRRYMDDTVAFAKEHGHVQTLFGRKIHTPEISAKGPRAGFAKRAAINAPIQGTAADVIRRAMIRMPAAIAHLPARMLLQVHDELLFEVPEAAVDDTIETARRVMETAADPAVHLDVKLVVDAGKGRNWAEAH; encoded by the coding sequence ATGACCACCGCATCTTTTGGCAAGGGCTGCCATCTGCACCTGATCGACGGATCGGCATTCATTTTCCGCGCATACCACGCGCTGCCGCCCCTCACCCGCAAGTCCGACGGCCTGCCAATCGGGGCGGTTGCCGGTTTCTGCAACATGCTTCAGCGCTATGTTGAGGGCAATGGTGGTCCCGATGCACCAACCCATGTTGCGGTGATCTTTGACAAGGGGTCGCATACCTTCCGCAACGATCTCTATGATCAATACAAAGCCAACCGCGAGGCCATGCCCGAGGATCTGCGGCCGCAGATTCCATTGACCCGCATCGCGACCGAAGCCTTCAACATCGCCTGCAAGGAACAGGAGGGGTTCGAGGCCGATGACATCATCGCCACCCTCGCCTGCCAGGCCCGCGACGCCGGTGGCCGCGTGACCATCATCTCCTCCGACAAGGATCTGATGCAGCTCGTCGGTGGCGGTGTTGAAATGCTGGATGCGATGAAAAACAGGCGGATCGACAGCGATGGCGTTGTCGAGAAATTCGGGGTTGGCCCGGACCGTGTAGTGGACGTGCAGGCGCTGGCGGGCGACTCGGTCGACAATGTGCCCGGCGCACCCGGGATCGGGATCAAGACCGCCGCACTCCTGATCAACGAATACGGCTCCCTGGAAGAGCTGCTGGACCGCGCCGAAGAGATCAAACAACCCAAGCGCCGACAGACCCTGATCGAAAATCGCGAGCAGATCGAACTGTCCAAGAGACTGGTTCAGCTGGACAGCAACATGACGCTGGATTTCACTCTGGATGACCTAGAGGTGCGCGATCCGGACGCCGATCACCTGCTGGCCTTCCTCGCCGAAATGGAATTCCGCACCCTGTCCAAACGCATCGCGGACCAGCTTGGTAAGGAACCACCCACAATCACGGACGCCCCGGCCAAAGATACCGCGGCAACGGACGCTCCGACCGTAACCGACCTGCCGTTTGACAGCGCGTCATATGAATGCGTCCGCGATGCCGAGGCGTTAAAGAAGTGGATTGCCCGGATCCGCGAACGCGGCTGGGTCGCTGTTGATACGGAAACCACCGGCTTTGATGAAATGGTGGTGGATCTGGTTGGCATTTCACTCTGCGTGGAGCCGGGGACCGCCTGCTATATCCCGCTCACCCATAAATCCGGCAATAGCGACGATCTGTTTGGCTCGGACGAGCTGGCGGAGGGGCAGATGCCTTTGCAGGAGGCGCTCGATCTGCTGAAACCGGTGCTTGAGGACGACAGCATCCTCAAGATCGGCCAGAACATGAAATATGACGCCAAGATCTTTGCCCGCCGTGGCATTGATGTGGCGCCGATCGACGATACAATGCTGATGTCTTATGCCATGCACGCAGGTCAGCACGGGCACGGTATGGACACGCTGTCAGAGCGTTACCTGAACCACACGCCGATCCCGATCAAACCGCTGCTGGGCAGTGGAAAATCCGCGATCACCTTCGACCGTGTGCCCATTGCCGATGCGGTCGCCTATGCCGCGGAAGACGCCGATATCACCCTGCGCCTCTGGCAGCTGTTCAAACCGCAATTGCACCGGTCAGCGGTCACCACGGTCTATGAAACGCTGGAACGCCCGCTGGTGCCGGTGCTCGCCCGGATGGAGCGCGAAGGCATCAAGGTCGATCGTGATACGCTGTCCCGCATGTCGAACGCCTTCGCGCAGAAAATGGCCGGGCTGGAGGCGGAAATTCACCAGTTGGCAGGCCAGGAATTCAACGTCGGATCCCCCAAGCAGCTGGGGGAAATCCTGTTTGACAAACTCGGCCTGGAAGGCGGCAAAAAGGGCAAGACCGGCGCCTATGCCACCGGAGCCGATATCCTGGAGGATCTCGCGACGGAACACGCCTTGCCTGGTCTGGTGCTGGATTGGCGCCAGCTGAGCAAGCTCAAATCGACCTATACCGACGCGCTTCAGGATCACATAAATGCGGAAACCGGGCGCGTGCACACCTCCTATGTGCAGACCGGTGCCAACACTGGCCGCCTGGCCTCAACCGATCCCAACCTCCAGAATATCCCGGTCCGGTCCGAGGAAGGGCGCCGCATCCGCGAAGCCTTCGTGCCCGAGGATGGCAATGTCCTGCTGTCGCTTGACTACAGCCAGATCGAATTGCGCATCCTGGCCCATGTCGCCGGGATCGATACGCTGAAGCAGGCCTTTGCTGAAGGTCAGGACATCCATGCGCTCACCGCGTCCGAGATGTTCAACGTGCCGCTGAATGAAATGACCCCCGAAATCCGCCGTCAGGCCAAAGCTATCAACTTTGGCGTGATTTACGGGATCTCCGGCTTTGGTCTGGCCCGCAATCTGCGCATCCCGCGCGCCGAGGCGCAGGGCTTCATCGATCGCTATTTCGAGCGGTTCCCCGGCATTCGCCGCTACATGGATGACACCGTCGCCTTTGCCAAGGAACACGGCCATGTCCAGACCCTGTTCGGGCGCAAGATCCATACTCCGGAAATCTCCGCCAAGGGACCACGTGCAGGTTTTGCCAAACGCGCGGCGATCAATGCACCGATACAGGGCACGGCTGCGGATGTGATCCGCCGCGCCATGATCCGTATGCCCGCCGCAATCGCCCATCTGCCCGCGCGGATGCTGCTACAGGTGCATGACGAATTGCTGTTCGAAGTGCCCGAGGCCGCTGTCGACGACACCATCGAAACCGCGCGCAGGGTGATGGAAACCGCCGCAGATCCGGCCGTGCATCTCGACGTGAAGCTGGTAGTGGACGCAGGCAAAGGGCGGAACTGGGCCGAAGCTCACTAG
- a CDS encoding bifunctional diguanylate cyclase/phosphodiesterase, whose amino-acid sequence MYSVVQCITQEHSLGLVTVAALVCVIGSCLSVLMTQRLGQTVGNRKIVQLVLTSLISGGTVWTTHFIAMLAFDPGYVHGYDPLITALSLGAAVVGMLMSNGVYAIAHSTNHRVAASGAMFGLSVSTMHYLGMSGYLLPGEIVWQTTPLISSILLGTVFGMATYQYLTRFNTGRHWLVAVALMTLTICTMHFTGMSAITVQLSPLYSVPPEVISDATLGLFVLGTMTIILVIGFAALSIETNVESEARDQLQHAALHDPLTGLPNRMSLTRKMASLTDLLARDETERVAVLTLDLNLFKEINDLYGHAAGDAVLMTVADRLNSVLEKDEYIARVGGDEFVALKQGFRRVDQVMAFAERLHALTVEPVDFDNTSAIVGVAIGVATSLEDGRDLRDLLHKSDVAMYRAKSDADRHICLFNAQMEKHNRDRLELVNDLRQACIAGNQFELAYQLQNDLRSLAPIGFEVLLRWNHPEKGRIPPDTFIPIAEETGLIREIGLWVLRTACREASGWPEHFNIAVNVAPQQLMQPSFVEHVSDILLETGLAAERLELEITEASIIDDQVHTLKVMQQLKNMGLRIAMDDFGTGYSSLAMLQTFPFDKIKIDRSFVQDVHKNDQRAAIVRSTLLLGAALNIPVLAEGVEVEDELQFLRTEKCASVQGFYFGRPMARDEMRLIVEANKQAKTA is encoded by the coding sequence ATGTACAGCGTCGTTCAATGCATTACGCAAGAACACAGCCTCGGCCTTGTGACCGTGGCTGCGCTTGTCTGCGTCATCGGATCCTGTCTTTCCGTCCTGATGACACAGCGGCTCGGTCAGACCGTCGGTAATCGCAAAATCGTCCAGCTGGTGCTGACCAGCCTGATCAGCGGCGGCACCGTCTGGACCACCCATTTCATCGCCATGCTTGCTTTTGATCCCGGATATGTCCACGGATATGATCCGCTGATCACGGCACTGTCCCTGGGTGCAGCCGTTGTCGGTATGCTGATGTCAAACGGTGTCTACGCCATTGCACATTCGACCAATCACCGCGTTGCGGCCAGCGGTGCGATGTTTGGCCTCAGCGTCTCGACCATGCATTATCTCGGGATGAGCGGCTATCTACTGCCAGGAGAGATCGTCTGGCAGACCACACCGCTCATATCCTCCATTCTGCTGGGCACGGTGTTCGGAATGGCGACCTATCAGTATCTCACCCGGTTCAACACCGGACGGCATTGGCTTGTTGCCGTCGCCCTGATGACGCTGACGATCTGTACGATGCACTTCACCGGCATGTCGGCCATCACCGTACAGCTCAGCCCACTGTATTCCGTCCCGCCCGAGGTGATCTCGGATGCGACACTTGGCCTGTTTGTTCTGGGTACGATGACGATCATCCTGGTGATCGGCTTTGCGGCGCTCAGCATCGAAACAAACGTCGAAAGCGAGGCCCGCGACCAGCTGCAGCACGCCGCCCTGCACGATCCCCTGACCGGACTGCCCAACCGGATGTCCCTGACGCGCAAGATGGCCAGTCTGACCGACTTGCTGGCGCGCGACGAGACCGAACGCGTTGCCGTGCTGACCCTTGATCTCAATCTGTTTAAGGAAATCAACGATCTTTATGGTCACGCAGCCGGGGATGCTGTTCTGATGACCGTGGCCGACCGGCTGAATAGCGTTCTGGAGAAAGATGAATATATCGCGCGCGTCGGCGGCGACGAATTTGTCGCTCTAAAGCAAGGGTTTCGCCGGGTCGATCAGGTCATGGCCTTTGCCGAGCGGCTGCACGCCTTGACCGTCGAGCCGGTGGATTTTGACAACACATCGGCGATCGTCGGTGTCGCCATCGGTGTTGCCACCAGCCTGGAAGACGGCCGCGACCTGCGCGATCTGCTGCACAAGTCGGATGTGGCCATGTATCGTGCCAAATCGGACGCAGACCGGCACATATGCCTGTTCAATGCGCAGATGGAAAAACACAACCGCGACCGTCTGGAACTGGTCAACGATCTGCGGCAGGCCTGCATCGCGGGCAATCAGTTCGAACTGGCCTATCAGCTGCAGAACGATCTGCGCTCTCTCGCTCCCATCGGGTTCGAGGTTCTCCTGCGCTGGAACCACCCGGAAAAAGGCCGCATTCCCCCCGACACCTTCATTCCCATCGCCGAGGAAACCGGGCTGATCCGCGAAATCGGCCTTTGGGTTCTGCGCACGGCCTGCCGTGAGGCAAGTGGTTGGCCCGAGCATTTCAACATCGCGGTCAACGTGGCGCCACAGCAGCTGATGCAGCCCTCTTTCGTCGAACATGTCTCCGACATCCTGCTGGAAACCGGCCTTGCTGCTGAACGTCTGGAACTGGAAATCACCGAGGCCAGCATTATCGACGATCAGGTCCATACCCTGAAGGTCATGCAACAGCTGAAAAACATGGGCCTGCGGATCGCCATGGATGATTTTGGCACCGGCTACTCGTCGCTCGCGATGCTGCAAACCTTCCCCTTTGACAAGATCAAGATCGACCGCAGCTTCGTACAGGACGTCCACAAAAACGATCAACGGGCGGCAATTGTCCGATCCACCCTGCTCCTGGGCGCTGCGCTCAATATCCCGGTCCTGGCCGAGGGTGTCGAGGTAGAGGATGAATTGCAGTTCCTGCGCACCGAGAAATGCGCCTCCGTACAGGGGTTTTACTTTGGCCGACCAATGGCACGGGACGAAATGCGCCTGATCGTCGAGGCGAACAAACAGGCAAAAACAGCCTGA
- a CDS encoding zinc-finger domain-containing protein codes for MTIEAPETKIVDSYRVACDGSEGALGHPRVYLQIPEAEGFVECPYCDCKFVHKDAAQNQA; via the coding sequence ATGACCATCGAAGCGCCGGAAACCAAGATCGTGGACAGCTACCGCGTCGCCTGCGACGGCAGCGAAGGTGCGCTGGGACATCCGCGGGTCTACCTGCAAATCCCCGAAGCCGAAGGCTTTGTCGAATGCCCCTATTGCGACTGCAAGTTTGTCCATAAGGATGCAGCACAGAACCAGGCATAA
- a CDS encoding ABC transporter ATP-binding protein: protein MTEDAIRIEGLQKTYKGRRGQPAKAALKGVDLSIPRGSVFGLLGPNGAGKSTMINILAGLVLKTAGKVTIWGFDQDENPRQSRAAIGVMPQELNLDPFFSPRGALEVQAGLYGVPKSERRSDEILRMVGLEDKAHAYARTLSGGMQRRLLLGKALVHHPNILVLDEPTAGVDIELRQMLWENIRKLNAQGMTIILTTHYLEEAEEMCDEIAIINQGELVARDTTANLLGRLDAKAMVVHPAAAVTELPAGKGITSELRGDGAVILRYHGNATSAEEVLSAVRAAGISIRDVKTEEADLEDVFLALTTSRS from the coding sequence ATGACAGAGGACGCAATCCGTATTGAAGGTTTGCAAAAAACCTACAAGGGCCGCAGGGGGCAACCCGCGAAAGCCGCGCTGAAAGGTGTGGATCTGAGCATTCCGCGTGGCTCTGTGTTTGGTCTTCTTGGTCCCAACGGTGCCGGCAAATCCACGATGATCAACATCCTGGCCGGGTTGGTTCTGAAAACCGCAGGCAAGGTCACGATCTGGGGCTTTGACCAGGATGAAAATCCGCGTCAGTCGCGGGCGGCTATCGGGGTGATGCCGCAGGAGCTGAATCTTGATCCGTTTTTCAGTCCACGTGGCGCCTTGGAAGTGCAGGCCGGGCTGTATGGTGTGCCAAAATCCGAGCGGCGCAGCGATGAGATCCTGCGTATGGTCGGGCTTGAGGACAAGGCACATGCCTATGCGCGAACCCTGTCCGGTGGAATGCAGCGGCGGCTGTTGCTGGGCAAGGCGCTGGTGCATCATCCGAATATTCTGGTGCTGGATGAGCCGACAGCAGGCGTGGATATCGAATTGCGCCAGATGCTGTGGGAGAACATCCGCAAGCTGAACGCGCAAGGCATGACAATCATCCTGACGACCCATTACCTCGAAGAGGCCGAGGAAATGTGTGATGAGATCGCAATCATCAACCAGGGCGAGCTGGTTGCCCGCGACACCACCGCAAATCTGCTGGGGCGTCTGGACGCCAAGGCGATGGTGGTGCATCCGGCGGCGGCGGTGACGGAACTGCCAGCCGGTAAGGGGATCACATCGGAGTTGCGCGGCGATGGGGCAGTGATCCTGCGCTATCATGGCAACGCAACCAGCGCCGAGGAGGTGCTCTCAGCGGTGCGCGCCGCAGGGATCTCCATCCGCGATGTGAAGACCGAGGAGGCGGATCTGGAAGACGTGTTCCTGGCGCTGACGACGTCGCGCAGCTGA